A part of Solibacillus sp. FSL H8-0538 genomic DNA contains:
- a CDS encoding DUF6470 family protein has protein sequence MRLPQIQITTNDLKMNYEIQDATQKIRQPKAEQTIEQPAATLEINTTNGKLSIDSSQARRDIGMIGPLESTKNFAQKGTQVNLEGIAKRVREGRQMMLGAGKGQGRATIQNIAKQNHGPKRPGPYNIKFVPSIGSVKIDYTPGTTNIDIEANSPKIDTKVNKPIHDYTGGKVTGTMVQRPTISIDVLK, from the coding sequence ATGAGACTCCCACAAATTCAAATTACAACTAACGATCTTAAAATGAATTATGAAATACAAGATGCTACTCAAAAAATACGACAGCCAAAAGCAGAGCAAACGATTGAGCAACCAGCTGCAACCTTAGAAATTAATACGACGAATGGAAAGCTGTCTATCGATTCATCACAGGCTCGTCGGGATATAGGGATGATTGGTCCTCTTGAATCGACAAAGAATTTTGCACAAAAAGGAACACAAGTAAATTTAGAGGGAATTGCAAAGCGAGTTCGAGAAGGACGACAGATGATGTTAGGTGCGGGGAAAGGTCAAGGCCGGGCAACGATCCAAAATATCGCAAAGCAAAATCATGGTCCGAAGCGTCCGGGCCCGTACAATATTAAATTTGTCCCTTCAATAGGTTCAGTAAAAATTGATTATACGCCAGGAACGACCAATATTGATATTGAAGCAAACAGCCCAAAAATTGACACAAAGGTGAACAAACCAATTCATGACTATACAGGAGGAAAAGTAACTGGCACAATGGTACAAAGACCGACTATTAGCATAGACGTGCTCAAATAA
- the fliW gene encoding flagellar assembly protein FliW — protein MNIETKFLGEVEINELDILTFEYGLPGFPLLKQFVLLPIEQDMPLALLQAVEQAEIGFIVAYPFAFKKDYAFDLSEDDKEDLQIMDTEDVVTYVIVTLKDALSTSTMNLMAPVVINIKMKLAKQIVLQASDAYPLRHPIGVMEGSAK, from the coding sequence ATGAACATTGAAACAAAATTTTTAGGTGAAGTAGAAATAAATGAGCTTGATATTTTAACATTTGAATACGGCTTACCAGGATTCCCCTTACTAAAGCAGTTCGTCTTATTACCCATTGAACAGGATATGCCACTTGCCCTATTACAAGCGGTGGAACAGGCTGAAATTGGTTTTATTGTCGCGTACCCATTTGCTTTTAAAAAAGACTATGCCTTTGATCTTAGCGAGGACGATAAAGAGGATTTACAAATCATGGATACAGAGGACGTTGTGACGTATGTGATTGTGACATTAAAAGATGCACTATCAACCTCAACGATGAACTTAATGGCTCCAGTCGTCATTAATATAAAAATGAAACTAGCAAAGCAAATCGTGCTACAGGCAAGTGATGCTTACCCACTACGTCATCCTATCGGCGTTATGGAAGGAAGTGCAAAGTAA
- the csrA gene encoding carbon storage regulator CsrA, which translates to MLVLSRKKNESIIIGDQIEVRVLAVEGDQVKLGIVAPKKVKVHRAEIFEAIQAQNEEALNVSTDIFKNIKK; encoded by the coding sequence ATGCTTGTACTTTCACGGAAAAAAAATGAATCCATTATTATCGGCGATCAAATTGAAGTAAGAGTATTAGCAGTTGAGGGCGACCAAGTAAAGCTTGGCATCGTAGCACCCAAAAAAGTAAAGGTGCACCGTGCTGAAATTTTCGAAGCCATCCAAGCCCAAAATGAAGAAGCTTTGAATGTTTCTACCGATATTTTTAAAAATATAAAAAAATAA
- a CDS encoding flagellin N-terminal helical domain-containing protein, with protein MRIQHNIAALNTHRNLGANQTQSAKNLEKLSSGFKINRAGDDAAGLVISEKMRSQVRGLDMATKNSQDGISLIQTAEGALSETHSILQRMRELADQSANGTNTAADRDAIQKEVSNLKDEIDRIGNTTEFNTQKLLDGNLKSAGGVSVGQNQTIGAQVAKLTNGNVTGSGTITSGLNILSGGSAEFKEETIKIDGTDIKVNWGSLTQDEKNTLTGVGTDATSRGKAAELIVNKINEAIDAQGGPVEKISGYIDGSGNLVLESGSEGIDSEITVTAGGIVGHALGSAAATGTSTAGTTNYNGSTVASGEKFTVEINGATMTAQLGSGITTGMSMASGAALLESAINGAISGANTSAGATQAGDPGYIAKVKVNVTDDGRFEITSETGPVKISDKTGKTAVKDLGLTDAQTSASGNGGMTLQIGANKNQSLTFGIADMRSASLGVTGVNVSSAAGAQNALETLDKAIAKVSDQRASLGAVQNRLEHTINNLGATSENLTAAESRIRDVDMAKEMMEFTKNNILTQAAQSMLAQANQQPQGVLQLLG; from the coding sequence ATGAGAATTCAACACAATATCGCGGCATTAAACACGCACCGTAACTTAGGTGCCAACCAAACACAATCTGCAAAAAATCTTGAAAAATTATCTTCAGGTTTCAAAATCAACCGTGCTGGCGATGACGCTGCAGGTCTAGTAATCTCTGAAAAAATGCGTTCTCAAGTACGTGGTCTTGATATGGCTACAAAAAACTCACAAGATGGTATCTCTTTAATCCAAACTGCTGAGGGTGCACTAAGCGAAACTCACTCAATCCTACAACGTATGCGTGAACTAGCTGACCAATCTGCAAACGGAACAAACACAGCTGCAGACCGTGACGCAATCCAAAAAGAAGTTTCAAACCTTAAAGACGAAATCGACCGTATCGGTAACACAACTGAGTTTAATACACAAAAATTATTAGACGGTAACTTGAAGTCTGCTGGTGGTGTATCAGTAGGTCAAAACCAAACAATTGGTGCTCAAGTAGCGAAATTAACGAACGGTAATGTTACAGGTAGTGGTACTATTACTTCTGGACTAAATATATTAAGTGGTGGAAGTGCGGAATTTAAAGAAGAAACAATTAAAATCGATGGTACAGATATTAAAGTAAATTGGGGTTCTTTAACGCAAGATGAAAAAAATACACTGACAGGTGTCGGCACTGATGCTACTTCTCGTGGCAAAGCAGCCGAGTTAATTGTGAACAAAATTAATGAAGCGATTGATGCTCAAGGTGGACCAGTAGAAAAAATTTCTGGCTATATCGATGGTTCTGGTAATTTAGTTCTTGAGAGTGGTTCGGAAGGTATTGATTCTGAAATTACAGTGACTGCTGGTGGTATCGTGGGACACGCATTAGGTTCAGCTGCAGCAACGGGTACTTCTACAGCTGGTACGACTAACTATAATGGTTCAACAGTAGCTTCAGGTGAAAAGTTTACTGTTGAAATTAACGGCGCAACAATGACAGCTCAACTGGGTTCGGGTATTACTACTGGTATGTCGATGGCATCAGGTGCAGCGCTTCTTGAGTCTGCTATTAATGGTGCTATTTCAGGGGCGAATACGAGTGCAGGAGCAACACAAGCTGGTGACCCTGGCTATATAGCGAAAGTGAAAGTAAATGTAACGGATGATGGACGTTTTGAAATTACGAGTGAAACAGGTCCTGTAAAAATCAGCGATAAAACAGGTAAAACAGCAGTAAAAGATTTAGGCTTAACAGATGCTCAAACATCTGCTTCTGGAAATGGTGGTATGACACTACAAATTGGTGCTAATAAAAATCAATCTTTAACATTTGGTATTGCTGATATGCGTTCTGCATCATTGGGTGTGACAGGGGTTAATGTATCATCAGCTGCTGGTGCTCAAAATGCACTTGAAACATTAGATAAAGCAATTGCAAAAGTTTCTGACCAACGTGCAAGCCTTGGTGCGGTACAAAACCGTCTTGAGCACACTATCAACAACTTAGGTGCGACTTCAGAAAACCTAACAGCTGCTGAATCTCGTATCCGTGATGTTGATATGGCAAAAGAAATGATGGAATTCACTAAAAATAACATCCTAACGCAAGCTGCTCAATCTATGTTAGCTCAGGCTAACCAACAACCACAAGGTGTACTACAATTATTAGGTTAA
- a CDS encoding motility associated factor glycosyltransferase family protein has protein sequence MIEKKIEMLDSKINLPIIQVEHEGHMLPIHSKYNPIAEAERLIDSYAEQIEQADHIFFYGVGLGYHVKITQERYPEKMISTYEPIANVHKVFAENAKKIGVNVVDIVNQYIEYTEDDIIKNLTQFKPYFAQRIVILIHPVYGKIAQGQFKQFSDIFQQFIQDTRFNTQTKLVFNDRWVINMIMNAQWTLNTPNILAQSNNPFKGKPIVLVAAGPSLSEEIDNLRYIKDRGLAFIFTVGSANEVLIKQSIYPDAVLSYDPGDDNYTVFMELVKQNIKDIPLIFGTTVGHETVPMFPGPKIHMVMNRDKFSLFLHDELFETINDSGTISNVTLQLVAKLNVSQVILVGQNFAYKKDAFYAKGIKTYDDKRYIDSILQKIELGETFYVEDVHGGQVQTEQGFNQMRREMEFYIQQMSNLKIVNTTQGGAKIEGTVFQSLKEVIDTELTDKAVLTKWWEQLEQPTKIVNTKLVEKMKKASVEYRLLYNDMMDILERLEKKHDSTNGKQINQLLDKMYKLLGKLTKNLLFELIFSPIMSVHTERIYSNLTLCQRMSDNSEKIKKVIKIYREYMLITLDIYRSINPVIQLQLLPQIENKERWKYYESICGVVHYEGDWKKKSFLRKEPKGEIVSYGASAETTQSGAIFHFKFTGTALQLLGTNAVKSTLKLKITIDRQEKLVSVFEYIDEKFTTFHQQILFETSKLSEGMHEVTVEILSNEVHFNLLGIRVNNENRAYHIHEVEKIGELVVGKCIRCHYEASFNTLGEFTRAGEESGEYLSSSTLSNPNGDFYFIMVNDSNGEKILIADRVLQNRISKTAIVDKEIILCSNKAGISLLTSSVDLEKSEWDQYLASKQNIRNNNLQWNADSFSASWVEDVDKTDKEQFLLRGSYLGDDGSINMDDGLEHRTINLSSEAMKMTGYRPKLVIYSI, from the coding sequence GTGATCGAAAAAAAAATAGAGATGTTGGATAGTAAGATAAATCTCCCAATTATTCAAGTAGAGCATGAGGGGCATATGCTGCCAATACATAGTAAATACAATCCAATAGCTGAAGCGGAGCGATTAATCGATTCTTATGCAGAACAAATCGAACAAGCTGACCATATATTTTTCTATGGCGTTGGCTTAGGCTATCATGTAAAAATAACTCAGGAGCGCTATCCAGAAAAAATGATTTCGACATATGAACCAATTGCAAATGTACACAAAGTATTTGCAGAAAATGCAAAAAAAATTGGTGTCAACGTGGTCGATATTGTTAATCAATATATAGAATACACAGAAGATGATATAATAAAAAACTTGACTCAATTTAAACCATATTTTGCACAGCGTATAGTAATATTAATTCATCCTGTATATGGGAAAATAGCTCAAGGTCAATTTAAACAATTTTCAGATATTTTTCAGCAGTTTATTCAGGATACACGATTCAATACACAGACAAAGCTAGTATTTAATGATCGCTGGGTCATTAATATGATTATGAATGCGCAATGGACTTTAAATACACCGAATATTTTAGCTCAATCGAATAATCCTTTTAAAGGGAAACCAATAGTATTAGTAGCTGCAGGTCCATCGCTTTCTGAGGAAATAGACAATTTGCGTTATATTAAAGATCGAGGTTTAGCTTTTATTTTTACTGTTGGATCAGCAAATGAAGTGTTAATTAAGCAAAGTATTTACCCTGATGCTGTGTTGTCCTATGATCCAGGGGATGACAATTATACAGTATTTATGGAGCTAGTTAAGCAAAATATAAAAGATATACCTCTTATTTTTGGAACAACTGTAGGGCATGAAACTGTACCAATGTTTCCAGGACCTAAAATACATATGGTAATGAATAGGGATAAATTTTCGCTGTTCTTACATGATGAACTTTTTGAAACTATCAATGATTCTGGGACAATTTCAAATGTAACATTGCAATTAGTAGCAAAACTAAATGTGAGCCAAGTTATATTAGTTGGACAAAACTTCGCCTATAAGAAAGATGCATTTTATGCAAAAGGAATTAAAACATATGATGACAAGCGTTATATTGATAGCATATTGCAAAAAATCGAATTAGGTGAGACATTTTATGTAGAGGATGTACATGGTGGACAAGTACAAACTGAGCAAGGGTTTAATCAAATGCGTCGTGAAATGGAGTTTTATATTCAACAAATGTCAAACCTAAAGATAGTTAATACGACACAAGGAGGGGCAAAAATTGAAGGCACAGTATTTCAATCCTTAAAAGAAGTGATTGATACGGAGCTAACTGATAAAGCAGTACTAACAAAATGGTGGGAGCAGTTAGAGCAACCTACAAAAATAGTAAATACTAAATTGGTCGAAAAGATGAAAAAAGCCTCTGTTGAGTATCGATTATTATATAATGATATGATGGATATATTAGAGAGACTTGAAAAAAAACATGACTCTACAAATGGCAAGCAAATTAATCAATTGTTGGATAAAATGTATAAATTATTAGGTAAATTAACGAAAAACCTGCTGTTTGAGCTTATTTTTTCTCCGATAATGAGTGTACATACAGAACGTATTTATTCGAATTTAACATTATGTCAACGAATGAGTGATAATAGTGAAAAAATAAAGAAAGTTATTAAAATTTACCGTGAATATATGCTGATTACTTTAGATATTTACCGGAGTATCAATCCGGTTATACAACTACAGCTATTACCACAAATCGAAAATAAGGAGCGGTGGAAATATTACGAATCGATATGTGGTGTTGTACATTATGAAGGAGATTGGAAGAAAAAGTCGTTCCTGCGAAAGGAGCCTAAGGGTGAGATAGTTAGCTATGGTGCAAGTGCAGAAACTACACAGTCTGGTGCAATATTTCACTTCAAATTTACAGGCACTGCCTTACAACTATTAGGTACAAATGCTGTGAAATCTACATTAAAATTAAAAATAACAATTGACCGACAAGAAAAATTAGTTTCTGTTTTTGAGTATATTGATGAGAAGTTCACTACATTCCACCAACAAATTTTATTTGAAACTTCAAAGCTTTCAGAAGGAATGCATGAGGTGACAGTAGAAATTTTATCAAATGAAGTGCATTTCAATTTACTAGGCATCCGAGTTAACAATGAAAATCGAGCTTATCATATACATGAAGTAGAAAAAATAGGGGAATTAGTAGTAGGTAAATGCATTCGCTGTCATTATGAAGCTAGTTTTAATACCCTTGGTGAGTTTACGAGGGCAGGAGAAGAAAGCGGAGAATATTTATCATCTAGCACATTGTCAAATCCAAATGGGGATTTTTATTTCATTATGGTCAATGATAGTAATGGAGAAAAGATATTGATTGCAGACCGAGTATTACAAAATAGAATAAGTAAAACTGCCATAGTGGATAAGGAAATTATATTGTGTAGTAACAAAGCTGGAATTTCTTTATTGACTAGTTCTGTAGACTTGGAGAAAAGCGAGTGGGATCAATATTTAGCATCAAAGCAAAATATTAGAAATAATAATCTACAATGGAATGCCGATTCTTTTTCAGCAAGCTGGGTGGAGGATGTTGATAAGACTGACAAAGAACAATTCCTTCTTCGAGGTAGTTATCTAGGTGATGATGGGTCCATTAACATGGATGATGGTTTAGAACACAGGACAATTAACTTATCTTCTGAGGCGATGAAAATGACTGGTTATAGACCTAAATTGGTGATCTACAGTATATAA
- the pseB gene encoding UDP-N-acetylglucosamine 4,6-dehydratase (inverting): MNALENKTILVTGGTGSFGKKFIRKALKLGVKKIIVFSRDELKQYEMKQEFRDERMRFFIGDVRDKDRLYRAFDGVDFVIHAAAMKHVEACEYNPFEAVKTNINGAQNIIEAAIDRGVKKVVALSTDKACSPVNLYGATKLASDKLFVAANSYVGDKNTKFAVVRYGNVVGSRGSVVPFFKKIKDTGKVPITDDRMTRFWITLEQGVQFVLDNLERMQGGEIFIPKIPSMNVTDLAKAIAPKCEIEIIGIRPGEKLHEAMIMEDDARHTVEYDDHYVIQPEFSWWTNTNLRGGKQLPEGFTYTSDNNTDWLTIEQLKDLVEEM, translated from the coding sequence TTGAATGCATTAGAAAATAAAACAATATTAGTAACAGGCGGTACAGGTTCTTTCGGGAAAAAATTCATCCGAAAAGCTCTTAAGTTGGGTGTGAAAAAAATTATTGTATTTAGCCGTGATGAGCTGAAACAATATGAAATGAAACAAGAATTCAGAGACGAACGCATGCGCTTCTTTATTGGTGATGTACGTGATAAAGATCGATTATATCGTGCATTTGATGGGGTTGATTTTGTGATTCATGCTGCTGCAATGAAACATGTTGAAGCATGTGAATATAATCCATTTGAGGCAGTGAAAACAAATATTAACGGTGCACAAAATATTATAGAAGCTGCGATTGACCGTGGTGTTAAGAAAGTTGTTGCTCTTTCAACGGATAAGGCATGTAGCCCTGTCAATTTATACGGAGCTACAAAACTTGCCTCTGATAAGTTATTTGTCGCTGCTAATTCCTATGTAGGTGACAAGAATACAAAATTTGCCGTAGTGCGTTATGGAAATGTAGTAGGTAGTCGAGGAAGTGTAGTACCTTTCTTTAAAAAAATTAAAGATACAGGTAAGGTACCGATTACAGATGATCGTATGACACGTTTCTGGATTACCCTAGAACAAGGTGTACAATTCGTGCTTGATAATTTAGAGCGGATGCAAGGTGGAGAGATTTTTATACCTAAAATTCCAAGTATGAATGTAACAGACTTAGCAAAAGCTATTGCGCCGAAATGTGAAATTGAAATTATCGGTATTCGTCCTGGTGAAAAATTACATGAGGCAATGATTATGGAAGATGATGCACGTCATACGGTTGAATATGATGATCATTATGTGATTCAACCGGAGTTTTCTTGGTGGACAAATACAAATTTAAGAGGCGGTAAGCAATTACCAGAGGGATTTACTTATACAAGTGATAATAATACTGACTGGTTAACGATTGAACAATTAAAAGATTTAGTTGAAGAAATGTAG